A stretch of the Agromyces larvae genome encodes the following:
- a CDS encoding ABC transporter permease subunit: MTVQEDTARPDAPAPDPGARPRESHARAWRGPGWGFLVKLAIMAVINALGVMTVLAAYRAESWIVLGIAAALVVIADVVYFTKRALPLKYLLPGLVFLFVFQVFVFGYTAYIAFTNYGTGHAGSMEQAVDAALIQGERRVDDSPTYPLSVVERLGEFGFAIVDDDGDVRVGTATEPLAEVDGAQLGSSGAPTDVPGWQVVPRAELLSDPALQEQAISLRVPVSDDPNDGSVRTRDGTTGAIYLSTLVWDPDAQTITDTATGTVYAATDRGSFVADDGTRLPAGWYVNVGFDNFVKLFTDADLVQPLLMVSLWTFAFAAVSVGASFGLGLLFALIYNDPRVRARRVLRTLFILPYAFPAFMSALLFRGMFNSEFGVVNDLFFFGADINWLGDPWLARFAVLWVNIWLTYPYWFLVCTGALQAVPGDTLEAAEIDGAGRWRRFRAIILPLLLVSTGPLAIASFAFNFNNFTIIYMFNNGGPAIPGAPYALGATDILISAIYDISGVSGGAADYGLASALAIIVFVVIGAISALAFRQTRKLEEYQ; encoded by the coding sequence ATGACGGTCCAGGAGGACACGGCGCGACCGGATGCCCCGGCGCCCGATCCGGGCGCGCGCCCACGCGAGTCGCACGCCCGCGCATGGCGCGGCCCCGGGTGGGGCTTCCTCGTGAAGCTCGCGATCATGGCCGTGATCAACGCGCTCGGCGTGATGACGGTGCTCGCCGCGTACCGCGCCGAGTCCTGGATCGTGCTCGGCATCGCGGCCGCGCTCGTCGTCATCGCCGACGTCGTCTACTTCACCAAGCGCGCGCTGCCGCTGAAGTACCTGCTGCCCGGGCTGGTCTTCCTCTTCGTGTTCCAGGTGTTCGTGTTCGGCTACACCGCGTACATCGCGTTCACCAACTACGGCACCGGGCACGCCGGCTCGATGGAGCAGGCCGTCGACGCGGCCCTCATCCAGGGTGAGCGGCGCGTCGACGACTCGCCGACGTACCCGCTGTCGGTCGTCGAGCGCCTGGGCGAGTTCGGCTTCGCGATCGTCGACGACGACGGCGACGTGCGGGTCGGCACCGCGACCGAACCGCTCGCCGAGGTCGACGGCGCACAGCTCGGCAGCTCGGGCGCCCCGACCGACGTGCCCGGCTGGCAGGTCGTGCCGCGCGCCGAACTGCTCAGCGACCCCGCCCTGCAGGAGCAGGCGATCTCGCTGCGGGTGCCGGTGTCGGACGACCCGAACGACGGCTCGGTGCGCACCCGCGACGGCACGACCGGAGCGATCTACCTGTCGACGCTCGTGTGGGACCCCGACGCGCAGACCATCACCGACACCGCGACGGGCACGGTGTACGCCGCCACCGACCGCGGTTCGTTCGTCGCCGACGACGGCACCCGGCTGCCGGCCGGCTGGTACGTGAACGTCGGCTTCGACAATTTCGTGAAGCTCTTCACCGACGCCGACCTGGTGCAGCCGCTGCTGATGGTGAGCCTCTGGACGTTCGCGTTCGCCGCGGTGTCGGTCGGCGCGAGCTTCGGCCTCGGCCTGCTGTTCGCGCTGATCTACAACGACCCGCGGGTGCGAGCGCGGCGGGTGCTGCGAACGCTGTTCATCCTGCCGTACGCGTTCCCGGCGTTCATGTCGGCACTGCTGTTCCGGGGCATGTTCAACAGCGAGTTCGGCGTCGTGAACGACCTGTTCTTCTTCGGCGCCGACATCAACTGGCTCGGCGACCCGTGGCTGGCCCGGTTCGCGGTGCTGTGGGTGAACATCTGGCTCACCTACCCCTACTGGTTCCTGGTGTGCACCGGAGCGCTCCAGGCGGTGCCCGGCGACACCCTCGAGGCCGCCGAGATCGACGGCGCCGGCCGGTGGCGCAGGTTCCGGGCGATCATCCTGCCGCTGCTGCTCGTGTCGACCGGGCCGTTGGCGATCGCCTCGTTCGCGTTCAACTTCAACAACTTCACGATCATCTACATGTTCAACAACGGCGGCCCCGCGATCCCGGGTGCGCCGTACGCGCTCGGCGCGACCGACATCCTGATCTCGGCGATCTACGACATCTCCGGGGTCTCGGGCGGCGCCGCCGACTACGGCCTCGCGAGCGCCCTCGCGATCATCGTCTTCGTCGTGATCGGCGCCATCTCGGCACTCGCCTTCCGACAGACCCGCAAGCTCGAGGAGTACCAGTGA
- a CDS encoding sugar ABC transporter substrate-binding protein gives MRKQMAIGAIALASAMVLAGCSSSAPEETDAADGPEIVVWSDEEREQAITDAAAAFEEETGATVTVVQKNFEDLRNDFIAQVPTGEGPDITVGAHDWLGALVAAGVVDTIDLGDKTGEFEQVALDAMTYDGQLYALPYSLETIALIQNVDLVGAEAPATWDELIAKGTAAGTERPFVINTAGETGDAYTMYGFQTSFGAPVFVQDDSGSYTSEVGMGGANGEAFAQWLGANGAAGTGILSTTVDYDINNELFNTGKAPYTIQGPWAISAFPDVNVAVNPIPSAGGQPAAPFVGVQGFYLSSQSKNALLAQDFLVNYLATEDAQRALYEADPRIPAWTAIADEVASDPIIAGFLASSKNGVPMPSIPEMGSVWDFWNAAQSQIINGADPVSTWNTMIADLTAALDG, from the coding sequence ATGCGCAAGCAGATGGCAATCGGCGCGATCGCACTCGCATCCGCCATGGTCCTCGCGGGGTGCAGCAGCTCCGCGCCCGAGGAGACCGACGCCGCCGACGGCCCCGAGATCGTCGTCTGGAGCGACGAGGAGCGCGAGCAGGCGATCACCGACGCCGCCGCGGCGTTCGAGGAGGAGACCGGCGCGACCGTCACGGTCGTGCAGAAGAACTTCGAGGACCTGCGCAACGACTTCATCGCCCAGGTGCCCACCGGTGAAGGCCCCGACATCACGGTCGGCGCGCACGACTGGCTCGGCGCGCTCGTCGCCGCGGGCGTGGTCGACACGATCGACCTCGGCGACAAGACCGGCGAATTCGAGCAGGTCGCGCTCGACGCGATGACCTACGACGGGCAGCTCTACGCGCTGCCGTACTCGCTCGAGACCATCGCGCTCATCCAGAACGTCGACCTCGTGGGCGCCGAGGCCCCCGCCACGTGGGACGAGCTGATCGCCAAGGGCACCGCCGCCGGCACCGAGCGCCCCTTCGTGATCAACACCGCGGGCGAGACCGGTGACGCGTACACGATGTACGGCTTCCAGACCTCGTTCGGCGCCCCGGTGTTCGTGCAGGACGACTCGGGCTCGTACACCAGCGAGGTCGGCATGGGCGGCGCGAACGGCGAGGCCTTCGCGCAGTGGCTCGGCGCGAACGGCGCGGCCGGCACCGGGATCCTGTCGACGACCGTCGACTACGACATCAACAACGAACTGTTCAACACGGGCAAGGCGCCGTACACGATCCAGGGTCCGTGGGCGATCTCGGCGTTCCCCGACGTGAACGTCGCGGTGAACCCGATCCCGTCCGCCGGCGGCCAGCCCGCCGCGCCGTTCGTCGGCGTGCAGGGCTTCTACCTGTCGTCGCAGTCGAAGAACGCGCTGCTCGCGCAGGACTTCCTGGTGAACTACCTGGCCACCGAGGACGCCCAGCGCGCGCTGTACGAGGCCGACCCGCGCATCCCCGCGTGGACCGCCATCGCCGACGAGGTCGCCAGCGACCCGATCATCGCGGGCTTCCTCGCATCCTCGAAGAACGGCGTGCCGATGCCCTCGATCCCCGAGATGGGGTCGGTCTGGGACTTCTGGAACGCCGCCCAGTCGCAGATCATCAACGGCGCCGACCCCGTGTCGACGTGGAACACCATGATCGCCGACCTCACGGCCGCGCTCGACGGCTGA
- a CDS encoding beta-galactosidase, with the protein MSSQPTWPAIRGIAFGGDYTPEQWSRETWHEDVRLMREAGVDLVSVGIFAWALIETDEGVFDFAWLDELLDLLHANGIRVDLGTPTASPPAWFFAKHPDARVITRDGTVLGFGARGMASHSSPAYRDAIVRIATALAERYGDHPAVVLWHVHNEYGVPVGEDYSEQSVVAFRAWLRERYQTLDALNTAWGTAFWGQHYASWEHIGAPAVAPSVVNPAQRLDFARFTDHRLRECFRAERDAIRAHSDRPITTNFMANQAWVADLWAWGREVDVVSDDHYLWAADPEGEIGLAIAADLSRSVGGGKPWILMEHSTSAVNWQPRNVAKRPGEMARNSLAHLARGADAILYFQWRASRSGAEKFHSAMLPHAGTSSRIWREVVDLGGALDRLDELQGSVVEAEVAMLWDFESFWAQDLEWRPSEDLSYAERVRAYYERLWRDGITVDFALPGHDLSKYRLVVAPAQYLLSAADAANLTRYVEQGGTLLVSYFSAIVDEHDAVHPGGYVAPLADALGLTVEEFLPLREGVRTRVAWRGDAQAPLGADVWHEAISLAGAEAVATHLDGPGAGLPAVTRHEFGAGVGWYAGTRLDPDGLRTLLHEVYADAGIAPAGHPDGLEVVTRRGDAADYVVAINHRDEPARLEASGTEPLTGTELLTGTAVDGAHVVPAGGVAVVRVAREGGDR; encoded by the coding sequence ATGTCATCCCAGCCCACCTGGCCCGCGATCCGGGGCATCGCCTTCGGCGGCGATTACACCCCCGAGCAGTGGTCGCGTGAGACCTGGCACGAGGACGTGCGGCTGATGCGCGAGGCCGGCGTCGACCTGGTGAGCGTGGGCATCTTCGCGTGGGCGCTCATCGAGACCGACGAGGGCGTGTTCGACTTCGCCTGGCTCGACGAACTGCTCGACCTGCTGCACGCCAACGGCATCCGCGTCGACCTGGGCACCCCGACCGCGTCGCCGCCCGCCTGGTTCTTCGCGAAGCATCCCGACGCCCGCGTCATCACCCGCGACGGCACCGTCCTGGGCTTCGGCGCCCGCGGCATGGCCTCCCACTCGTCGCCCGCGTACCGCGACGCGATCGTGCGCATCGCCACCGCGCTGGCCGAGCGCTACGGCGACCACCCCGCGGTCGTGCTCTGGCACGTGCACAACGAGTACGGGGTGCCGGTCGGCGAGGACTACTCCGAGCAGTCGGTCGTCGCGTTCCGCGCCTGGCTCCGCGAGCGGTACCAGACCCTCGACGCGCTGAACACGGCCTGGGGCACCGCCTTCTGGGGCCAGCACTACGCGTCGTGGGAGCACATCGGCGCCCCCGCCGTGGCCCCCTCGGTCGTGAACCCCGCGCAGCGGCTCGACTTCGCCCGGTTCACCGACCACCGGCTCCGCGAGTGCTTCCGCGCCGAGCGCGACGCCATCCGCGCCCACTCCGACCGGCCGATCACCACGAACTTCATGGCGAACCAGGCCTGGGTCGCCGACCTGTGGGCGTGGGGGCGCGAGGTCGACGTGGTGAGCGACGACCACTACCTGTGGGCGGCCGACCCCGAGGGCGAGATCGGGCTCGCGATCGCCGCCGACCTGTCGCGATCCGTCGGCGGCGGCAAGCCGTGGATCCTCATGGAGCACTCGACGTCGGCCGTGAACTGGCAGCCCCGCAACGTCGCCAAGCGCCCGGGCGAGATGGCGCGCAACTCGCTCGCGCACCTCGCGCGCGGCGCCGACGCGATCCTGTACTTCCAGTGGCGGGCGTCGCGCTCGGGCGCCGAGAAGTTCCACTCGGCGATGCTGCCCCACGCCGGCACCTCGTCGCGCATCTGGCGCGAGGTGGTCGACCTGGGCGGCGCGCTCGACCGGCTCGACGAACTGCAGGGCAGCGTCGTCGAGGCCGAGGTCGCGATGCTCTGGGACTTCGAGTCGTTCTGGGCGCAGGACCTCGAGTGGCGCCCCTCGGAGGACCTCTCCTACGCCGAGCGCGTGCGCGCCTACTACGAGCGGCTCTGGCGCGACGGGATCACCGTCGACTTCGCGCTGCCCGGACACGACCTGTCGAAGTACCGGCTGGTCGTCGCCCCGGCGCAGTACCTGCTGAGCGCGGCCGACGCGGCCAACCTCACCCGGTACGTCGAGCAGGGCGGCACGCTGCTCGTCTCGTACTTCTCGGCCATCGTCGACGAGCACGACGCGGTGCACCCGGGCGGGTACGTCGCGCCGCTGGCCGACGCGCTCGGGCTCACCGTCGAGGAGTTCCTGCCGCTGCGCGAGGGGGTGCGCACGCGGGTCGCCTGGCGCGGCGACGCACAGGCACCGCTCGGTGCGGATGTCTGGCACGAGGCGATCTCGCTCGCCGGCGCCGAGGCGGTCGCCACCCACCTGGACGGGCCCGGCGCGGGGCTGCCCGCGGTCACCCGCCACGAGTTCGGCGCGGGCGTCGGATGGTACGCGGGCACGCGGCTGGACCCGGACGGCCTGCGCACCCTCCTGCACGAGGTGTACGCCGATGCCGGCATCGCGCCCGCGGGGCATCCCGACGGCCTCGAGGTCGTCACCCGCCGCGGCGACGCGGCCGACTACGTCGTCGCCATCAACCACCGCGACGAGCCGGCGCGGCTCGAGGCGTCGGGCACCGAACCGCTCACCGGCACCGAACTGCTCACCGGCACCGCGGTCGACGGCGCACACGTGGTGCCCGCCGGCGGCGTGGCCGTCGTGCGGGTCGCTCGCGAGGGAGGTGATCGCTGA
- a CDS encoding LacI family DNA-binding transcriptional regulator, with amino-acid sequence MEPSKPKRKPTIRDVAAAAGVSYGTVSRVINGGHWVSDDARSAVEAAIRATGYTVSHAARSLATGRSDSIAFLLTEPQHLLFTDPTFALLLRGAAEALAQRSMTLVLLVAGTPAERANVAKFVRAGHVDGVLLISSHEDDPLIDSLLEAKVPTVCCGLPLGHVGMVPAVSIDEAGSARTMTRHLIDRGHRRIAMIAGPQDTPGGLYRLEGFRDELGDAFDPALVEPGDYGFDSGAAAMAALLERAPDLDAVFAASDSMAAGAIATLRRAGLRVPEDIAVAGFDDSGLAAQHSPPLTTMRQPWDRISVEMVSLLVDAINGLPHDDVTLPASLVVRDSA; translated from the coding sequence GTGGAGCCCTCGAAGCCGAAGCGCAAGCCGACGATCCGCGACGTCGCCGCGGCCGCCGGCGTGTCGTACGGCACCGTCTCGCGCGTGATCAACGGCGGGCACTGGGTCTCCGACGACGCGCGCAGCGCGGTCGAGGCGGCAATCCGCGCCACGGGCTACACCGTCAGCCACGCCGCGCGCAGCCTCGCCACCGGCCGCAGCGACTCGATCGCGTTCCTGCTCACCGAACCGCAGCACCTGCTGTTCACCGACCCCACGTTCGCGTTGCTGCTGCGCGGCGCCGCCGAAGCGCTCGCCCAGCGCTCGATGACCCTCGTGCTGCTCGTGGCGGGCACGCCCGCCGAACGCGCCAACGTCGCGAAGTTCGTGCGCGCCGGCCACGTCGACGGGGTGCTGCTCATCTCCTCGCACGAGGACGACCCGCTCATCGACTCCCTGCTCGAGGCGAAGGTGCCCACGGTGTGCTGCGGGCTCCCGCTCGGCCACGTCGGCATGGTGCCCGCGGTGTCGATCGACGAGGCGGGCTCGGCGCGCACGATGACCCGGCACCTGATCGACCGCGGCCACCGGCGCATCGCGATGATCGCCGGCCCGCAGGACACGCCCGGAGGCCTGTACCGGCTCGAGGGGTTCCGCGACGAACTCGGCGACGCGTTCGACCCGGCCCTCGTCGAACCCGGCGACTACGGATTCGACTCGGGGGCGGCCGCGATGGCGGCGCTGCTCGAACGCGCCCCCGACCTCGACGCGGTGTTCGCGGCATCCGACAGCATGGCCGCCGGAGCCATCGCGACCCTGCGCCGCGCGGGCCTCCGCGTGCCCGAGGACATCGCCGTCGCCGGATTCGACGACTCGGGCCTCGCCGCCCAGCACTCCCCGCCGCTCACGACCATGCGCCAGCCCTGGGATCGCATCAGCGTCGAGATGGTGTCGCTGCTCGTCGACGCGATCAACGGCCTTCCGCACGACGACGTCACGCTTCCCGCCTCGCTGGTGGTTCGCGACAGCGCCTGA
- the secE gene encoding preprotein translocase subunit SecE produces the protein MARKVIDEPSEDVVANAKRERSARRNPFSRIALFIRQVFAELKKVVTPTRKELLSFTVVVLVFVIIMMAIVWGLDQLSGLLVLYVFGQPGV, from the coding sequence GTGGCCCGGAAAGTCATCGACGAACCCAGCGAGGACGTCGTCGCCAACGCCAAGCGCGAGCGCTCGGCACGGCGGAACCCGTTCTCCAGGATCGCCCTGTTCATCCGACAGGTCTTCGCCGAACTGAAGAAGGTCGTCACTCCGACGCGCAAGGAGCTCTTGAGCTTCACCGTCGTCGTGCTCGTGTTCGTCATCATCATGATGGCCATCGTGTGGGGGCTCGACCAGCTGTCGGGCCTGCTGGTGCTGTACGTCTTCGGGCAGCCGGGCGTCTGA
- the nusG gene encoding transcription termination/antitermination protein NusG → MTKYERDDVDWATAAEQSSEDDEAQEGASLEHDEATVESAEHIAVHVVDDEGNDIDLDAVLDAMAEAADPEADAVVDDALDIDSAEEAQAAVEATEEEAEDAFDPYEEFRAELRFLPGKWYVVHSYAGFERRVKANIEQRRETMAMADFIHQVEVPMEDVVEIKNGQRKMVTRVRIPGYVLVRMELNEESWSVIRHTPGVTGFVGNAHNPTPLRFEEAFNMLKSLVEPKEVVPAKGAKGAAAATTARQIPAEVDFEIGETITIKDGSFAGLPGTINEIKPESGKLTVLVSLFERETPVELSFDQVTKL, encoded by the coding sequence GTGACGAAGTACGAGCGCGACGACGTCGACTGGGCGACCGCAGCCGAGCAGTCGTCCGAGGACGACGAAGCCCAGGAGGGCGCGTCGCTCGAGCACGACGAGGCGACGGTCGAATCGGCCGAGCACATCGCCGTGCACGTCGTGGACGACGAGGGCAACGACATCGACCTCGACGCCGTGCTCGACGCGATGGCCGAGGCCGCCGACCCCGAGGCGGACGCGGTGGTCGACGACGCGCTCGACATCGACTCCGCCGAGGAGGCCCAGGCCGCGGTCGAGGCCACCGAGGAGGAGGCCGAGGACGCGTTCGACCCGTACGAGGAGTTCCGCGCCGAACTGCGGTTCCTCCCGGGCAAGTGGTACGTCGTCCACTCGTACGCCGGCTTCGAGCGCCGCGTGAAGGCGAACATCGAGCAGCGCCGCGAGACCATGGCGATGGCCGACTTCATCCACCAGGTCGAGGTGCCGATGGAGGACGTCGTCGAGATCAAGAACGGCCAGCGCAAGATGGTCACGCGCGTGCGCATCCCGGGCTACGTGCTCGTGCGCATGGAGCTGAACGAGGAGAGCTGGTCGGTCATCCGCCACACCCCCGGCGTCACCGGCTTCGTGGGCAACGCCCACAACCCGACGCCGCTGCGGTTCGAAGAGGCCTTCAACATGCTGAAGAGCCTCGTCGAGCCGAAGGAGGTCGTGCCCGCCAAGGGCGCCAAGGGCGCCGCCGCCGCGACGACCGCACGCCAGATCCCGGCCGAGGTCGACTTCGAGATCGGCGAGACGATCACCATCAAGGACGGCTCGTTCGCGGGCCTGCCCGGCACGATCAACGAGATCAAGCCCGAGAGCGGCAAGCTCACCGTGCTCGTCTCGCTGTTCGAGCGCGAGACCCCGGTCGAGCTCTCGTTCGACCAGGTCACGAAGCTCTAA
- the rplK gene encoding 50S ribosomal protein L11 has protein sequence MAPKKKVTGLIKLQINAGAANPAPPIGPALGQHGVNIMEFCKAYNAATESQRGNVIPVEITVYEDRSFTFVLKTPPAAELIKKAAGVAKGSGVPHTTKVGKLTQDQVRAIAEQKMVDLNANDLDAASKIIAGTARSMGITVE, from the coding sequence ATGGCACCGAAGAAGAAGGTCACTGGTCTGATCAAGCTTCAGATCAACGCCGGCGCCGCCAACCCCGCCCCGCCGATCGGTCCGGCGCTGGGTCAGCACGGCGTGAACATCATGGAGTTCTGCAAGGCCTACAACGCGGCGACCGAGTCGCAGCGCGGCAACGTGATCCCCGTCGAGATCACCGTCTACGAAGACCGCAGCTTCACCTTCGTCCTGAAGACCCCGCCCGCCGCCGAGCTCATCAAGAAGGCCGCCGGCGTCGCCAAGGGCTCGGGCGTCCCGCACACCACCAAGGTCGGCAAGCTGACTCAGGACCAGGTGCGCGCGATCGCCGAGCAGAAGATGGTCGACCTGAACGCGAACGACCTCGACGCCGCGTCGAAGATCATCGCGGGCACCGCCCGTTCGATGGGCATCACGGTCGAATAA
- the rplA gene encoding 50S ribosomal protein L1, which translates to MAQKSKAYRAAAEKIEAGKYYTPTDAVALAKQTGSGKFDSTVEVALKLGVDPRKADQMVRGTVILPHGTGKTARVIVFATGPAAEAAIAAGADEVGGAELIEKVAGGYTAFDAAVSTPELMGQVGRLGKVLGPRGLMPNPKTGTVTPNPAKAVEEIKGGKIEFRVDKHANVHFVVGKASFSQEQLDDNLKAALEEVVRLKPSSAKGRYIQKGAVSTTFGPGIPLDVNAI; encoded by the coding sequence ATGGCACAGAAGTCCAAGGCCTACCGGGCCGCGGCCGAGAAGATCGAGGCCGGCAAGTACTACACCCCGACCGACGCCGTCGCGCTCGCGAAGCAGACCGGTTCGGGCAAGTTCGACTCGACCGTCGAGGTCGCGCTGAAGCTCGGCGTCGACCCGCGCAAGGCCGACCAGATGGTGCGCGGCACCGTCATCCTCCCGCACGGCACCGGCAAGACCGCCCGCGTCATCGTGTTCGCGACCGGCCCCGCGGCCGAGGCCGCGATCGCGGCGGGCGCCGACGAGGTCGGCGGCGCCGAGCTCATCGAGAAGGTCGCCGGCGGCTACACCGCGTTCGACGCGGCCGTCTCGACCCCCGAGCTCATGGGCCAGGTCGGCCGCCTCGGCAAGGTGCTCGGCCCCCGCGGCCTCATGCCGAACCCCAAGACCGGCACCGTGACCCCCAACCCGGCCAAGGCCGTGGAGGAGATCAAGGGCGGCAAGATCGAGTTCCGCGTCGACAAGCACGCCAACGTGCACTTCGTCGTCGGCAAGGCCTCGTTCTCGCAGGAGCAGCTGGACGACAACCTGAAGGCCGCGCTCGAAGAGGTCGTGCGCCTCAAGCCGTCGAGCGCGAAGGGCCGCTACATCCAGAAGGGCGCCGTGTCGACCACGTTCGGCCCCGGCATCCCGCTGGACGTCAACGCCATCTGA
- a CDS encoding acylphosphatase codes for MVRVHVVVHGMVQGVGFRFSARVEAQRHGVTGWVRNRSDGAVEAELEGEPAAIDRMLAWFDEGPPGASVTSMTSSDLEPTGEPGFRVLS; via the coding sequence ATGGTGCGAGTCCACGTCGTCGTGCACGGAATGGTGCAGGGCGTGGGATTCCGCTTCAGCGCCCGGGTCGAGGCGCAGCGGCACGGCGTCACCGGGTGGGTGCGCAACCGCTCGGACGGCGCGGTCGAAGCCGAGCTGGAGGGCGAACCCGCCGCGATCGACCGCATGCTCGCCTGGTTCGACGAGGGCCCGCCCGGGGCATCCGTCACCTCGATGACCAGCAGCGACCTCGAGCCGACCGGCGAGCCCGGCTTCCGCGTCCTCTCCTGA
- a CDS encoding iron chaperone: protein MGDVSDYLAELDAGDRAVIGGILTRAAELVPEATEGRSYGMPALRYRDSPLLSVMRAKGHIGLYPFSPAVIEAFAAELAGVSRSKGTIRFTAEQPLPASLVERIVLARRDEIDAAKSR from the coding sequence ATGGGGGACGTGAGCGACTACCTGGCCGAGCTCGACGCCGGCGACCGGGCGGTGATCGGCGGCATCCTCACCCGGGCCGCCGAACTCGTGCCCGAGGCGACCGAAGGGCGCAGCTACGGCATGCCGGCGCTGCGCTACCGCGATTCGCCGCTGCTCAGCGTGATGCGCGCGAAGGGCCACATCGGCCTGTACCCGTTCAGTCCGGCGGTGATCGAGGCGTTCGCGGCCGAGCTCGCCGGCGTCTCGCGTTCGAAGGGCACGATCCGGTTCACGGCGGAGCAGCCGCTGCCCGCGTCGCTCGTCGAACGCATCGTGCTCGCGCGTCGTGACGAGATCGACGCGGCGAAGTCGCGCTGA
- a CDS encoding DsbA family protein, whose product MIAVTAAVALGLSACAPPSGGTNGGGATEGQVTADAPRGVVDDAFQTGEGAVVVDLYSDASCPHCRDFDATAAEELQARIDAGEVTYRLHPMNYVSAKRADDTDFSTRVMNLLAVASDHGQADAIPAVYSALVAAQAPTLDDPMPDDDELVDLAQGAGLEVDDEMRDEIADGVWAAWVQAVNDRAVGQPIGDTGETLSGVPTLLIDGTRFDIRADGTDLARLQQTLDAATG is encoded by the coding sequence ATGATCGCGGTCACCGCCGCGGTCGCGCTCGGCCTGTCGGCCTGCGCACCGCCGTCGGGCGGCACGAACGGCGGGGGTGCGACGGAGGGGCAGGTCACCGCGGATGCTCCGCGCGGCGTCGTCGACGACGCGTTCCAGACGGGCGAGGGTGCGGTCGTGGTCGACCTGTACAGCGACGCGTCGTGCCCGCACTGCCGCGACTTCGACGCGACCGCGGCCGAGGAGCTGCAGGCCCGGATCGACGCCGGCGAGGTCACCTACCGCCTGCATCCGATGAACTACGTGAGCGCGAAGCGCGCTGACGACACCGACTTCTCGACGCGTGTCATGAACCTGCTCGCCGTCGCCAGCGACCACGGGCAGGCCGACGCGATTCCGGCGGTGTACTCGGCGCTGGTCGCGGCGCAGGCGCCGACCCTCGACGACCCGATGCCCGACGACGACGAGCTCGTCGACCTCGCCCAGGGCGCCGGGCTCGAGGTCGACGACGAGATGCGCGACGAGATCGCCGACGGCGTCTGGGCCGCCTGGGTGCAGGCCGTCAACGACCGCGCGGTCGGGCAGCCGATCGGCGACACCGGCGAGACGCTCTCGGGCGTGCCGACGCTGCTGATCGACGGCACCCGGTTCGATATCCGGGCGGACGGCACCGACCTCGCGCGCCTGCAGCAGACGCTCGACGCCGCGACCGGCTGA
- a CDS encoding acylphosphatase — translation MSVPRESEPTPPVRRHVVVHGRVQGVGYRYLARKHARRLGVAGWVRNLPDGTVAAEIEGDEASVATMLRRLEAGPPGSEVTRIEVAPVEATGEHEFRIVS, via the coding sequence GTGAGCGTGCCCCGCGAGTCCGAGCCCACCCCGCCCGTGCGCCGACACGTCGTCGTGCACGGGCGGGTGCAGGGCGTCGGCTACCGGTACCTCGCGCGCAAGCACGCCCGGCGGCTCGGCGTCGCCGGCTGGGTGCGCAATCTGCCCGACGGCACGGTGGCGGCCGAGATCGAGGGCGACGAGGCATCCGTGGCGACCATGCTGCGCCGCCTCGAGGCCGGGCCGCCCGGCTCCGAGGTCACCCGCATCGAGGTCGCGCCGGTCGAGGCGACCGGCGAGCACGAGTTCCGCATCGTCAGCTGA